TTTGAAGATAGGGCTCCTTATGCTGTATATGTTCCGGCGGGAGCGCATTATAAGGTGGCGGCGCTGACAGAGTTAGAGCTTGGCGTCTGCCTTGCTCCGGGAAGCGGGAAATATCCGGCACGGCTGATTACCCCCGCGGATGCGGCTATAGAGGACCGGGGCTATGGCAGCATGTCGCGCAAGGTGGTTAATATTCTGCCTGAGCAGAGTGAGGCCGAGAGTCTGCTGGTGGTCGAGGTGCGCACGGGCGGCGGCAACTGGTCCAGCTATCCGCCGCACAAGCATGACCGGGAGAACCTGCCGGCGGAATCCTATCTGGAGGAGACCTACTATCACCGGGTCAATCCCGCCCATGGCTTCGTGGTGCAGCGGGTTTATAATGATGACCGCAGCCTGGATGAAACGATGGCGGTCCCTGACCGCAGCATTGTGCTGGTACCGGAGGGCTATCACCCGGTCTCCGCACCGCCGGGGTACGATTCATATTATCTTAACGTGATGGCCGGACCGGTGCGCACGTGGGTTTTTCACAATGATCCTGATCATGAATGGCTGTTCAAGCCGGGAGCAGGTGCGCCTGCGGGGGAAGAGTAACCGGAAGGCTGGCAGTTTCATAGTGTGAACTTAAGGCTTCCGCTGGGCGGGGGCCTTTTTGCGCTACTGCAGCGCTTAATAGACACCGCCGGACGACTTCCCTATAATCTAGGTATACAAAGGCATGAACGTAAAGGCGGGCTTAATACAATGAAACCTACGATCTATGATGTGGCACGGGAAGCAGGCGTCTCTATCGCTACGGTGTCCAAGGTACTTAATAATAGCGGGCGGATCAGCAGCAAGACGCGGGAGAAAGTAACGCAGGTTATGGAGGAGCTGAACTACCAGCCGAGTCTGGTCGCCTCTGCCCTGACGAGCCGCCGGACGGGGACGATCGGGCTGATGATTCCTGATATTGCGAACCCTTTTTTTGCGGAGACGGCCCGGGGGATCGAGGATGTGGCCCAGGAGCAGGGCAGCGACCTAATCGTGTGCAGCACGGACCGCAGCGATGAGAAGGCGTCCCGGTATATCTCGCTGCTGCTGCGCAAACGGGTGGACGGCCTGATCATCGCCTCCCATCCCGGGAATCCTGAGCTGATCCGCAGCATGCTGGCCGATCATGTGCCGCTGGTGCTGTTCTCGGCTGATATCCGCTCGATGGAGAGCCACAGCGTTACGGTCGATGATTACAAAGGCGGCTATCAGGCGACAGAATACCTGCTCTCCCTTGGTCACCGCAGGCTGGGCATCATCTCCGACAATCTTCCGGGGAGCAAGCTGCGGGTGGAGGGCTTCCTGGATGCACTCAAGGCGGCGGAGATTGCTTGGGACCATCCGGCCAATATGATACATACTTCGGCCACGCTGGAGAACGGCCGTACGGCAGCGGCGGCGATGCTGAATCAGGCGGAGGATGTGCGGCCTACAGCGATTTTTGCCTGCAACGATCTGCTGGCGATCGGGGTGCTGAAGGAGGCGCGCAGCGCCGGGCTGTCCATTCCCCGCGACCTGTCTGTGGTCGGCTTCGACAATACGGTGCTGGCAGAGATCTGCCATCCGACATTGACCAGCATCGCCCAGCCTTTGCGCGAGATGACGGAGCAGGCGATGCTGCTGCTGAACGAATCGATCAGCAACCCGGCCAGCCCGAAGCGCAAAATCATGCTGATGCCGGAGCTGGTCATCCGCCATTCGACGGGGCCGGTTCCGCAGTAAGAAGACACTTTCTTTGAAGACCCGTTCCGGCTGCGGCTGGGGGCGGGTCTTTTTTGTGTGCGGTGGTGGGGAAAGAGCTTGAGTGTGTGGGGGAACGTAGGCCGTATATGTGTGAAAAACCAAACACATTCGGCGTGGCGGAGGCGTGAGGACGGATTGTATGCGAAAAACCGAACAGCATTCGGCGTGGCGGAGACGTGTGGGCGGAATGTATGCGAAAAACCGAACACATTCGGCGTGGCAGGGTAGCGTGGGCGGAATGTATGCGAAAAACCGAACACATTCGGCGTGGCGGAGGTGCGTGGGCGGAATGTATGCGAAAAAGCGCACACATTCGGCGTGGCGGAGGCGTGCGGCGGAATGTATGCGAAAAAGCGAACACAATCGGCGTGGAGGAGGCGCGTGGGCGGAATGTATGCGAAAAACCGAATACATTGAGCATGGCGGAGGTGCGTGAGCGGAATGTATGCGAAAAAGCGAACACATTCGGCGTGGTGGAGGCGAGCGGGCGGATTGTATGCGAAAAACCGAACACATTGAGCGTGGCGGAGGCGCGTGGGCGGAATGTATGCGAAAAAACGAACACAATGGGCGTGGTGGA
This region of Paenibacillus sp. FSL K6-1096 genomic DNA includes:
- a CDS encoding LacI family DNA-binding transcriptional regulator — encoded protein: MKPTIYDVAREAGVSIATVSKVLNNSGRISSKTREKVTQVMEELNYQPSLVASALTSRRTGTIGLMIPDIANPFFAETARGIEDVAQEQGSDLIVCSTDRSDEKASRYISLLLRKRVDGLIIASHPGNPELIRSMLADHVPLVLFSADIRSMESHSVTVDDYKGGYQATEYLLSLGHRRLGIISDNLPGSKLRVEGFLDALKAAEIAWDHPANMIHTSATLENGRTAAAAMLNQAEDVRPTAIFACNDLLAIGVLKEARSAGLSIPRDLSVVGFDNTVLAEICHPTLTSIAQPLREMTEQAMLLLNESISNPASPKRKIMLMPELVIRHSTGPVPQ
- the iolB gene encoding 5-deoxy-glucuronate isomerase, whose amino-acid sequence is MSKLLIKAGAPDKDGRVAAVSPESAGWKYVGFEVYQLQAGATLERDSGGNETCLVLLAGKADIQVDGELFADIGGRMSVFEDRAPYAVYVPAGAHYKVAALTELELGVCLAPGSGKYPARLITPADAAIEDRGYGSMSRKVVNILPEQSEAESLLVVEVRTGGGNWSSYPPHKHDRENLPAESYLEETYYHRVNPAHGFVVQRVYNDDRSLDETMAVPDRSIVLVPEGYHPVSAPPGYDSYYLNVMAGPVRTWVFHNDPDHEWLFKPGAGAPAGEE